The following coding sequences are from one Rutidosis leptorrhynchoides isolate AG116_Rl617_1_P2 chromosome 11, CSIRO_AGI_Rlap_v1, whole genome shotgun sequence window:
- the LOC139875477 gene encoding uncharacterized protein → MVMETRSSGDDITKEFVTETVNASIADLNKTIAELTERLNSVLLQQNYITGDQVRNMNGEGTSRRGSLQLTRITKLEFPKFQGEDDKGWVYRCNQFFFVDGVDEEEKVKVASIHWFKRALTWHQQFVKSHGEDVDWDTYSKANLKRFGSSVEDPMAELKNLKQTGSVQLYQDALEELLNKVEISEKQAISMFLAGLQKEIELPVRMFRPRSLEDACCLAKIQEDTIALTKKRFTPILPTPKTTYNSYQSKTVPQTTTTTAALPITTTKLSLPAAASRPRKQLTQKELDEKRIKGLCFYCDKKYMPGHKCPQLYSLEILSEDECVQEDDLDDDDCHDEVIEFSLVPQVSLNALTGTNAYQNMRVFGHANK, encoded by the coding sequence ATGGTGATGGAGACTAGAAGCTCCGGCGATGACATCACCAAGGAGTTTGTTACAGAAACGGTTAATGCTTCAATCGCAGATCTTAATAAAACAATTGCAGAGTTAACTGAAAGGTTAAACAGTGTTCTGTTACAACAAAATTACATAACTGGTGATCAAGTGAGAAACATGAATGGTGAAGGTACTAGTAGAAGAGGATCATTGCAGTTAACACGCATAACAAAGCTTGAATTCCCTAAGTTCCAAGGTGAAGATGATAAAGGTTGGGTGTATAGATGTAATCAATTCTTTTTTGTTGATGGAGTTGATGAAGAAGAAAAGGTCAAGGTAGCTTCAATTCACTGGTTTAAAAGAGCCTTGACATGGCATCAACAGTTTGTTAAATCACATGGTGAAGATGTGGATTGGGACACTTATTCTAAGGCGAATTTAAAGAGGTTTGGTTCATCAGTTGAGGATCCAATGGCAGAACTTAAAAACTTAAAGCAAACTGGATCAGTGCAGTTGTATCAAGATGCACTTGAAGAATTGTTGAACAAGGTAGAGATAAGTGAAAAGCAAGCAATAAGTATGTTCTTAGCAGGGTTACAGAAGGAGATAGAGCTACCAGTTAGAATGTTTAGGCCAAGAAGTTTGGAGGATGCGTGCTGTTTAGCCAAGATACAAGAAGATACCATAGCTTTAACCAAGAAAAGGTTTACACCTATTCTACCAACACCTAAAACCACTTACAACAGCTACCAATCAAAAACTGTACCACAAACTACAACTACTACTGCAGCCCTACCCATCACCACTACAAAATTAAGCTTGCCAGCTGCAGCATCAAGACCAAGGAAACAATTAACTCAAAAGGAATTAGATGAAAAGAGAATTAAGGGACTATGTTTCTATTGTGACAAAAAATATATGCCAGGTCACAAATGCCCACAGCTATACTCTTTAGAGATACTGAGTGAAGATGAATGTGTACAGGAAGATGATCTGGATGATGATGATTGTCATGATGAGGTCATAGAGTTCTCGCTTGTACCACAAGTATCATTGAATGCTCTCACAGGTACCAATGCCTATCAAAATATGAGGGTATTTGGGCATGCTAATAAATAG